Proteins found in one Nitratiruptor sp. SB155-2 genomic segment:
- the accB gene encoding acetyl-CoA carboxylase biotin carboxyl carrier protein, translating into MDFKQIKELIKIFDKSGLSRLKIKEENFEIAMQKGGEAVPVQTEAVSSQPQAAPAPAITSENAGEQHAHSAKGEYITSPMVGTFYRAPSPDSPPFVKVGDVVSKGQTIGIIEAMKIFNEIEAEFDCKILDILVEDGQPVEYDMPLFLVERV; encoded by the coding sequence ATGGATTTTAAACAGATAAAAGAACTTATAAAAATTTTCGATAAAAGCGGACTAAGCAGACTAAAAATAAAAGAGGAAAACTTTGAAATAGCAATGCAAAAAGGAGGAGAGGCAGTTCCTGTACAAACAGAGGCAGTCTCTTCTCAGCCGCAAGCGGCTCCTGCACCTGCTATAACTTCTGAGAATGCAGGCGAACAGCACGCCCACAGTGCAAAAGGCGAATATATCACTTCTCCGATGGTTGGGACTTTTTACCGAGCGCCAAGTCCAGACAGTCCTCCTTTTGTGAAAGTCGGAGATGTTGTGAGCAAAGGTCAGACCATAGGTATCATCGAAGCGATGAAGATATTCAATGAAATTGAGGCGGAATTCGATTGCAAAATCCTTGATATTTTGGTTGAAGATGGTCAACCGGTGGAGTACGATATGCCTCTTTTTCTCGTTGAAAGGGTCTAA
- the dcd gene encoding dCTP deaminase, giving the protein MGLKADCWIRQKAVEDGMIEPFCEDQIGKGVVSYGLSSYGYDIRVSDEFKIFTNVNAEVVDPKHFDERNVVDFKGDVCIVPPNSFALARTVEYFRIPRNVLAICVGKSTYARCGIIVNVTPFEPEFEGHITIEISNTTPLPAKIYANEGIAQVLFFEGDEDCEVSYKDKRGKYQHQRGITLPKIL; this is encoded by the coding sequence ATGGGACTGAAAGCGGATTGCTGGATACGACAAAAAGCAGTTGAAGATGGAATGATAGAGCCCTTTTGCGAAGATCAGATAGGAAAAGGGGTCGTTAGCTACGGCCTCAGCAGTTACGGGTACGACATCAGAGTCAGTGACGAATTTAAGATCTTTACCAATGTCAATGCCGAAGTAGTCGATCCGAAACATTTTGATGAAAGAAACGTGGTGGACTTTAAAGGCGATGTGTGTATCGTTCCTCCAAACTCTTTTGCTCTGGCTAGAACTGTGGAGTATTTTCGAATTCCAAGAAACGTTTTGGCAATCTGTGTAGGAAAAAGTACCTATGCAAGATGCGGTATCATCGTCAATGTCACTCCTTTTGAACCAGAATTTGAAGGACATATCACTATCGAAATATCAAATACCACACCTCTTCCGGCAAAAATCTATGCCAACGAGGGAATCGCTCAGGTACTCTTTTTTGAAGGGGATGAAGATTGTGAAGTAAGCTATAAAGACAAACGCGGCAAATATCAACATCAAAGAGGTATTACACTACCCAAGATATTGTAA
- a CDS encoding EAL domain-containing protein, which produces MSIKRVLIFIPFLVIVTFMIFFYFFSLDLQKLEDKNIKASLSNQIIKLMLEARIKEKDFILMGNINDANEVQNIVKNAISIANKLQKNFTNPQNIQLVSNVITNIKQYFAIFEKYTSIYKDLLDIQKDLEKHVNILQHIVLQIYIIQEKQKSTVLHQFSGNLNYLTDEVQEATLSERILTELLFLIINELKLRTNYDKNQVQLIENHIQSLKRYATKLRDSVEKVQNKKMVDNLLQKLQEFEIVFYRYLDLQNRAFNVFHSMQKEASEVIQSVIRLREDQKLERNRLIDILTKRYIYLVLSIGALLSVIILFVSKLIIEDLNKINESAKKITVKKFHFREFKKLAAKIVSILKEELQLLRQLEYKTYYDLLTNLPNKLKLEEDLNNIHERFLVNAYLFDIKNFSLINEYYSTEIGDRVLQEFAKQLRALIPKGCSLYRYSADEFIVVDFKRSLSRDVGEHIYKVFQEKILRIKFNNDVLPINLELKVVCVKETQAKDLIRKLYLALMYANQKDLNYVEYSDGMDVEKDVAKKFEAIHFVKKALQEDNVVPVFQKIVKPDRVSYECLIRIKEKGRLLTPGSFIDNIKNTALYYELTKVMIRKSCETFYNREEEFSINFSYRDVVREEIKKYLIDCIERYKVQNRIIIELLETDVIEDFKDVIQFVNNVKQYGAKIAIDDFGSGYNNFSNLIEIKPHYLKIDGSLIKNLDKNKDAYIIVKHINAFAKDLGIPTIAEYVYNETIYKIVVKLGIDGYQGYYIDKPKEIIS; this is translated from the coding sequence ATGTCAATCAAACGAGTGCTTATTTTTATTCCATTTCTAGTAATTGTTACTTTTATGATTTTTTTTTATTTTTTTTCTTTAGACTTGCAAAAACTTGAAGATAAGAATATAAAAGCCTCGTTGTCTAATCAAATTATTAAACTGATGCTCGAAGCGAGAATCAAAGAAAAAGATTTTATTCTGATGGGAAATATAAATGATGCAAACGAGGTACAAAATATTGTAAAAAATGCAATATCCATCGCGAACAAACTTCAAAAAAATTTTACTAATCCTCAGAACATCCAGCTTGTTTCAAATGTCATAACAAATATCAAACAATATTTTGCAATTTTTGAAAAATATACTTCGATTTATAAAGATTTATTAGATATACAAAAAGACTTAGAAAAACATGTAAATATTCTCCAGCATATTGTATTGCAGATATATATTATTCAAGAAAAGCAAAAGAGTACCGTTTTACATCAATTCTCAGGGAATCTTAATTATCTAACGGATGAAGTCCAGGAAGCGACTTTGTCAGAAAGAATATTAACTGAGCTCTTATTTCTTATCATCAATGAGTTAAAACTCAGGACAAATTATGACAAAAATCAGGTGCAACTTATAGAAAACCACATCCAATCTCTTAAAAGATATGCTACAAAATTACGAGACTCAGTAGAAAAAGTACAAAATAAAAAAATGGTTGATAATTTATTACAAAAACTACAAGAATTTGAAATAGTATTTTATCGCTATTTAGATCTACAAAATAGGGCGTTCAATGTTTTTCATAGCATGCAAAAAGAAGCATCAGAAGTTATCCAATCTGTTATTAGGTTACGAGAGGATCAAAAACTTGAAAGAAATAGATTAATCGATATATTAACAAAAAGATATATCTATTTAGTTTTATCAATAGGTGCATTATTGAGTGTAATCATACTATTTGTTAGTAAATTGATAATTGAAGATCTTAATAAAATTAATGAGTCAGCGAAAAAAATAACAGTAAAAAAATTTCATTTTCGAGAATTCAAAAAATTGGCAGCCAAAATTGTATCTATTCTAAAAGAAGAATTACAGCTTTTGAGACAATTAGAATACAAAACATATTATGATTTGTTAACTAATTTACCCAACAAGCTTAAGTTAGAAGAAGATTTAAATAATATCCATGAAAGATTTTTAGTAAATGCCTATCTATTTGATATAAAAAATTTCTCTTTAATCAATGAATACTACTCTACAGAAATTGGTGATAGAGTTTTACAGGAGTTCGCAAAGCAATTACGAGCATTGATACCAAAAGGTTGTAGTTTGTATCGATATAGTGCCGATGAGTTTATAGTTGTGGATTTTAAAAGAAGTCTAAGTAGAGATGTTGGAGAACATATTTATAAAGTTTTTCAAGAAAAAATCTTAAGAATCAAATTTAATAATGATGTTTTGCCTATCAATTTAGAATTAAAAGTTGTTTGTGTTAAAGAAACCCAAGCAAAAGATCTGATAAGAAAACTTTATCTTGCTTTGATGTATGCAAATCAAAAAGATTTAAATTATGTTGAATATAGTGATGGTATGGATGTCGAAAAAGATGTGGCAAAAAAATTTGAAGCCATACATTTTGTTAAAAAAGCTTTACAAGAAGATAATGTGGTTCCAGTTTTTCAAAAAATTGTAAAACCTGATAGAGTTAGTTATGAATGCCTTATACGCATAAAAGAGAAGGGCCGACTTTTGACTCCTGGCTCATTTATAGATAACATCAAAAATACGGCTCTTTATTATGAACTTACAAAGGTGATGATACGAAAAAGTTGTGAAACTTTTTATAATAGAGAAGAGGAATTTTCAATAAACTTTTCTTATCGAGATGTCGTAAGGGAGGAGATTAAAAAATATCTCATTGACTGTATTGAAAGATATAAAGTACAGAATAGAATTATAATAGAATTGTTAGAAACAGATGTAATAGAAGATTTCAAAGATGTCATTCAATTCGTCAATAATGTTAAACAGTATGGAGCGAAAATAGCAATTGATGATTTTGGTTCAGGGTATAACAATTTTAGCAATTTGATAGAAATAAAACCACATTATCTAAAAATTGATGGCAGTTTGATTAAAAATTTGGATAAAAATAAAGATGCTTACATTATAGTTAAGCATATCAATGCATTTGCTAAAGACCTAGGTATTCCAACGATTGCTGAATATGTATATAATGAGACAATATATAAAATTGTTGTCAAATTAGGAATAGATGGATATCAAGGATATTACATTGACAAGCCCAAAGAAATAATTTCATAA
- the asnB gene encoding asparagine synthase (glutamine-hydrolyzing) has product MCAIFGIVGSYDPSRAKKAFSTLSHRGDDDIGYYEKTNLFLAHRRLYILDENAKQPCIHDGKVILFNGEIYNFHDLGAQSEAQAIAESLHDFSQLQGMFALAVLDRDRLYLAKDIFGKKPLYYYFDHNLFIFSSEIKAIKAYLGSVKYNQKALSCYLSFGSIPNEHTFYKGIYKLLGGQELILDCQSRKFQVRPFATPLQRGKVPLKEVLLQSVKKRLQGDFEVASLLSGGVDSSFVSAAAKEMQGYLATYSIGYEEKRYSELRYARMVASHIGSEHTEVVMTKEDFFETLYKVVEHFDEPVGDSASVPLYFLMKRIKKDGFRIVLSGEGGDEIFLGYRQYFEMFDLYRAKDLKYKNWLKNYFRSHFSPNKEWEWYKRVFEDEVIFRSSCEVFTDLQKNLFLKRNVKDGESLECMDVILQQWQQSGWEDPYEFFTFVDLKIRLESLYLHKLDMVSMAHTIEARTPLLDKEVLQAAFADTKRNKEAKYFLKEVAKLYIPQEILQRKKKGFSYPYMEWIKQSELFEKIPKLNEQYGVFRDDQIGFLLEHAKRNRFSRHFWLVLAYLLWIDKNF; this is encoded by the coding sequence ATGTGCGCCATTTTTGGAATCGTTGGATCCTATGATCCTTCAAGAGCAAAAAAAGCCTTTTCGACGCTTTCCCACAGAGGCGATGACGATATCGGCTACTATGAAAAAACGAATCTCTTTTTAGCCCACAGGAGACTTTATATCCTGGATGAAAATGCAAAACAGCCCTGTATCCATGATGGCAAAGTGATACTTTTCAATGGAGAGATCTATAATTTTCATGATCTTGGTGCACAGAGTGAAGCGCAAGCCATCGCCGAGTCGCTTCATGACTTTTCGCAGCTTCAAGGGATGTTTGCGTTGGCAGTTCTCGATAGAGACAGACTCTATCTAGCCAAAGATATCTTTGGCAAAAAACCGCTCTATTACTATTTTGATCACAATCTTTTTATCTTTTCGAGTGAAATTAAAGCTATAAAGGCGTATCTAGGAAGTGTCAAATACAATCAAAAAGCGCTGAGTTGTTACCTCTCTTTTGGCTCTATCCCAAATGAACACACCTTTTATAAAGGCATATACAAACTCCTTGGTGGCCAGGAGCTTATACTGGATTGTCAGAGTCGAAAGTTTCAAGTACGACCTTTTGCAACCCCGTTGCAAAGAGGAAAAGTTCCTTTAAAAGAGGTGCTGCTGCAAAGTGTGAAAAAAAGATTGCAAGGCGATTTCGAGGTGGCTTCTTTACTCAGTGGAGGGGTCGATAGCTCTTTTGTAAGTGCGGCAGCGAAAGAGATGCAAGGGTATCTTGCAACTTATTCCATCGGGTATGAAGAGAAACGGTACAGTGAACTGCGGTATGCAAGAATGGTAGCGAGCCATATCGGGAGTGAACATACCGAAGTGGTGATGACAAAAGAGGATTTTTTTGAAACGCTCTATAAAGTCGTTGAACATTTTGACGAGCCTGTCGGAGACAGCGCTTCTGTTCCTCTCTATTTTTTGATGAAGCGGATAAAAAAAGATGGCTTTCGAATCGTTTTGAGTGGAGAAGGGGGCGATGAGATCTTTTTGGGCTATCGGCAATATTTTGAGATGTTTGATCTTTATCGGGCAAAAGATCTGAAGTATAAAAACTGGCTCAAAAACTATTTCAGGTCCCATTTTAGTCCGAACAAAGAGTGGGAATGGTACAAAAGAGTATTTGAAGATGAGGTGATTTTCAGGTCCAGTTGCGAGGTCTTTACCGATCTGCAAAAAAATCTATTTTTGAAGCGCAATGTCAAAGATGGTGAATCGTTGGAGTGCATGGATGTAATTTTGCAGCAGTGGCAGCAAAGCGGTTGGGAAGATCCATATGAATTTTTTACTTTTGTTGATCTGAAAATCCGTCTGGAGAGCCTCTATCTGCATAAACTGGATATGGTGAGTATGGCGCATACCATTGAAGCCAGAACGCCTCTTTTAGACAAAGAAGTTTTACAGGCGGCATTTGCAGATACAAAGAGAAACAAAGAGGCCAAATATTTTTTAAAAGAGGTCGCTAAACTCTACATCCCCCAAGAGATTCTTCAAAGAAAAAAGAAGGGATTTAGCTACCCGTACATGGAGTGGATAAAACAGAGCGAGCTTTTTGAAAAGATTCCAAAACTGAACGAGCAGTATGGGGTGTTTCGAGATGATCAGATAGGGTTTTTGTTGGAGCATGCCAAAAGGAACAGATTCTCAAGACACTTTTGGCTCGTGCTTGCCTACCTGCTTTGGATTGATAAAAATTTTTAA
- a CDS encoding magnesium transporter CorA family protein encodes MYVISDELEKKEQIELEENKKQIVFTSSHNQKIIDWLLNHGFHESFIEDIQNEDQSVAFEEGDLFRFIVLKYFKRSDEHPLMYEDANIMIILTGQKLIFLCEDREIIQRVVARFRKRYRIGDRLEYATYILLDILIDFKMNIIDLIDDRLELIEDKIFSEDVDEKEIQKSLYFARRSLNKISKISVLENDVINKIYNHFPPTIRKKLKYEFIDLKEHLSFLINESKAYLDRTGYLQNLLMGFMSNQMNKTMQRLTGITLIFLPLTFIVGNYGMNFRYMPELSWKYGYFVVWVVNILIAAGIYWWLRKKKWI; translated from the coding sequence ATGTATGTTATATCAGATGAATTGGAAAAAAAAGAGCAGATAGAGTTAGAAGAGAACAAAAAGCAGATAGTCTTTACCTCTTCACATAATCAAAAGATAATCGATTGGCTGCTCAATCACGGTTTTCATGAGAGCTTCATAGAAGATATCCAAAACGAAGATCAAAGTGTCGCTTTTGAGGAGGGGGATCTTTTTCGTTTTATCGTCTTGAAATATTTCAAGCGAAGCGATGAACACCCCTTGATGTACGAGGATGCCAACATAATGATCATTTTAACGGGTCAAAAACTGATTTTTTTGTGTGAAGACAGAGAGATCATCCAGCGTGTGGTGGCAAGATTTCGAAAACGGTATCGCATAGGGGATCGGTTGGAGTATGCAACCTATATACTTTTGGATATTTTGATCGATTTTAAGATGAATATCATCGATCTCATCGATGATAGATTAGAACTCATTGAAGATAAGATATTTAGTGAAGATGTGGATGAAAAGGAGATCCAAAAAAGTCTCTATTTCGCGCGCCGAAGTCTCAATAAAATCTCGAAAATAAGCGTGCTTGAAAACGATGTGATCAACAAGATCTACAATCACTTTCCCCCAACCATCCGAAAAAAACTCAAATATGAGTTTATTGACCTCAAAGAACACCTCTCCTTTTTGATCAATGAATCCAAAGCCTACCTGGATAGAACGGGGTATCTGCAAAACCTTTTGATGGGATTCATGAGCAACCAGATGAATAAAACGATGCAACGCCTTACAGGAATCACCCTTATTTTCTTGCCTCTTACCTTTATTGTGGGCAATTACGGGATGAACTTTCGTTATATGCCAGAATTGAGCTGGAAATATGGTTACTTTGTCGTATGGGTTGTCAATATTCTCATAGCAGCAGGAATATACTGGTGGTTAAGGAAGAAAAAATGGATTTAA